A window of Babylonia areolata isolate BAREFJ2019XMU chromosome 2, ASM4173473v1, whole genome shotgun sequence contains these coding sequences:
- the LOC143279425 gene encoding conotoxin Cl14.12-like: protein MKVVAVLLMTLVVAHAAPQKRFLIKEIGDLFNNLGNQLTHVFNSAKNEFEKLTSGENINFDHVVDLLVNQIDSDATEGACQTACTAGATAILGPAAPLAGLVCGPACKAALAKIEEAAG from the exons ATGAAGGTTGTGGCAGTGCTGTTGATGACACTGGTGGTGGCCCATGCCGCTCCCCAGAAACGATTTCTCATCAAGGAGATCGGGGACCTCTTCAACAACCTTGGCAACCAGCTCACCCATGTGTTCAACTCTGCCAAAAATGAGTTCGAAAAACTCACTTCTGGGGAGAACA TCAACTTCGACCACGTGGTAGACCTGCTGGTCAATCAGATTGATTCCGATGCCACCGAGGGAGCGTGTCAGACCGCCTGCACTGCCGGTGCCACCGCTATTTTGGGACCTGCTGCACCACTGGCTGGCCTGGTCTGTGGACCTGCCTGCAAAGC TGCCCTGGCCAAGATCGAGGAGGCTGCTGGTTGA